A DNA window from Comamonas fluminis contains the following coding sequences:
- the ilvN gene encoding acetolactate synthase small subunit: MKHIIAVLLENEPGALSRVVGLFSARGYNIESLTVAPTEDPSLSRMTILTTGSDDVIEQITKHLNRLIEVVKVVDLTEGAYTERELMMVKVRAVGKEREEMKRMADIFRGRIIDVTEKSYTVELTGDQSKNDAFLQAIDRTAILETVRTGASGIGRGERILRV, from the coding sequence ATGAAACACATCATCGCCGTGCTGCTCGAAAACGAGCCTGGAGCACTGTCGCGCGTCGTGGGCCTGTTCTCGGCCCGTGGCTACAACATTGAATCCCTGACTGTGGCGCCGACGGAAGACCCGTCGCTGTCGCGCATGACCATCCTGACCACCGGTTCGGACGACGTCATCGAGCAGATCACCAAGCACCTGAACCGCCTGATTGAAGTGGTGAAGGTGGTGGACCTGACCGAAGGCGCCTATACCGAACGCGAATTGATGATGGTCAAGGTGCGCGCCGTGGGCAAGGAGCGCGAAGAGATGAAGCGCATGGCGGATATCTTCCGTGGCCGCATCATTGACGTCACCGAAAAGAGCTACACCGTAGAGCTGACCGGTGACCAGTCCAAGAACGACGCCTTCCTGCAAGCCATTGATCGCACTGCCATTTTGGAGACAGTGCGTACAGGCGCCTCGGGTATTGGCCGTGGCGAGCGCATTCTGCGTGTCTAA
- a CDS encoding acetolactate synthase 3 catalytic subunit, whose amino-acid sequence MEISKAELASAAAASSPKGAQELMGAEILVKSLQAEGVKHLWGYPGGAVLYIYDALYKQDTIQHVLVRHEQAAVHAADGFARATGEVGVALVTSGPGLTNAVTGIATAYTDSIPMVVVSGQTSTNYIGTDAFQECDTVGITRPIVKHNFLVKDVRDLAETMKKAFHIARTGRPGPVVVDIPKDVSFKKALYTGYPEKVEMRSYNPVKKGHAGQIRKALQLLLSAKRPYIYTGGGVLLGNACNELRTLVDMLGYPVTNTLMGLGAYPASDKKFLGMLGMHGTIEANNAMQNCDVLLAVGARFDDRVIGNPKHFMSVERKIIHIDIDPSSISKRVKVDVPIVGDVKDVLAELISMIRESTQRPDEGALGQWWNTIEGWRSRDCLSYDKGNGEVIKPQYVVDTLWNMTKGTDTYITSDVGQHQMWAAQYYRFDEPRRWINSGGLGTMGVGLPYAMGIKLAKPDSEVFCITGEGSIQMNIQELATCKQYNTPVVICALNNRFLGMVRQWQEIEYSGRYSSSYMDSLPDFVKLAEAYGHRGLLIENPADVEGALREARRIVREESKTVFLDFRTDPTENVFPMVQAGRGITEMLLGADDL is encoded by the coding sequence ATGGAAATCTCCAAAGCCGAGCTGGCCTCCGCGGCAGCCGCATCTTCCCCCAAGGGCGCTCAGGAATTGATGGGCGCTGAAATCCTCGTCAAGTCTCTGCAGGCAGAAGGCGTCAAGCATCTGTGGGGCTATCCGGGCGGGGCTGTTCTCTATATCTACGACGCGCTCTACAAGCAAGACACTATTCAGCATGTGCTGGTGCGCCATGAGCAGGCTGCCGTGCACGCTGCCGATGGTTTTGCTCGTGCCACAGGCGAAGTGGGCGTCGCGCTGGTGACTTCCGGCCCAGGCCTGACCAATGCCGTGACCGGTATTGCTACCGCCTACACAGATTCCATTCCTATGGTGGTGGTGTCGGGCCAGACATCGACCAATTACATTGGTACTGACGCGTTCCAGGAATGCGATACCGTGGGTATCACTCGCCCCATCGTCAAGCACAACTTCCTGGTCAAGGATGTGCGCGACTTGGCCGAGACCATGAAAAAGGCATTCCACATTGCCCGCACCGGTCGCCCCGGTCCTGTGGTGGTGGATATTCCGAAGGACGTGTCTTTCAAGAAGGCGCTGTACACCGGCTATCCCGAAAAAGTGGAAATGCGCTCGTACAACCCCGTCAAGAAGGGGCACGCAGGCCAGATTCGCAAGGCTTTGCAGTTGCTGCTGAGCGCCAAGCGCCCCTATATCTATACCGGCGGTGGCGTGTTGCTGGGCAATGCCTGCAACGAGTTGCGTACGCTGGTGGACATGCTGGGCTACCCTGTCACCAACACCCTGATGGGTCTGGGTGCCTATCCTGCCAGCGACAAGAAGTTCCTAGGCATGCTGGGCATGCACGGCACCATCGAAGCCAACAACGCCATGCAGAACTGCGATGTGCTGCTGGCCGTGGGTGCGCGCTTCGATGATCGCGTGATTGGCAACCCCAAGCACTTCATGTCGGTGGAACGCAAGATCATCCATATCGACATTGATCCATCCTCCATTTCCAAGCGAGTGAAGGTGGATGTGCCTATCGTGGGTGATGTCAAGGATGTGCTGGCCGAGCTGATCTCCATGATCCGCGAATCCACACAGCGCCCTGATGAAGGGGCTCTGGGCCAGTGGTGGAACACCATTGAAGGCTGGCGCAGCCGCGACTGCCTGAGCTATGACAAGGGCAATGGCGAAGTCATCAAGCCTCAGTACGTGGTCGATACCCTGTGGAACATGACTAAGGGTACGGACACCTACATCACTTCGGACGTGGGCCAGCACCAGATGTGGGCTGCGCAGTACTACCGCTTTGATGAACCCCGTCGCTGGATCAACTCCGGCGGCCTGGGCACCATGGGTGTGGGTCTGCCCTATGCCATGGGTATCAAGCTAGCCAAGCCGGATTCTGAAGTTTTCTGTATCACGGGCGAAGGCTCGATTCAGATGAACATTCAGGAACTGGCCACCTGCAAGCAGTACAACACGCCTGTGGTGATCTGCGCCTTGAACAACCGCTTCTTGGGCATGGTGCGCCAGTGGCAGGAAATTGAATACTCGGGCCGTTACTCCAGCAGCTATATGGATTCGCTGCCCGACTTCGTGAAGCTGGCCGAGGCCTATGGTCACCGTGGTCTGCTGATCGAAAACCCTGCTGATGTGGAAGGTGCCCTGCGTGAGGCTCGCCGCATCGTGCGCGAAGAAAGCAAGACGGTGTTCCTGGACTTCCGCACTGACCCCACGGAGAACGTGTTCCCCATGGTTCAGGCGGGCCGCGGCATCACCGAAATGCTGCTGGGTGCTGACGATTTGTGA
- a CDS encoding RNA polymerase sigma factor, with translation MATEQELSSFLKGVEKRAFKRSLFHVRDEEAALDIVQDSMLKLAQHYGDKPIQELPMLFQRILSNCTLDWFRRQKTQKAVFTHFSDLESSDEDGDFDWLETYATNQDEAEAHNAETLTERKQVLQSIEKEIQELPARQREAFLMRYWEEMDVAETAAAMGCSEGSVKTHCFRAIQTLSKALKAKGIEL, from the coding sequence TTGGCTACAGAACAAGAACTGTCTTCATTCCTCAAGGGCGTCGAAAAGCGCGCATTCAAGCGCAGCCTTTTTCACGTTCGCGATGAAGAGGCCGCCCTGGATATCGTGCAGGACAGCATGCTCAAGCTGGCCCAGCACTATGGAGACAAGCCGATCCAGGAACTGCCCATGCTGTTCCAGCGCATTCTCTCCAACTGCACCCTGGACTGGTTTCGCCGCCAGAAGACCCAGAAAGCCGTCTTCACGCACTTCAGCGACCTGGAGTCCTCCGACGAAGACGGCGATTTCGACTGGCTGGAAACCTATGCCACCAACCAGGACGAAGCCGAAGCCCACAATGCGGAAACCCTTACCGAACGCAAGCAGGTGCTACAAAGCATAGAAAAAGAAATACAAGAGTTACCAGCGCGTCAACGGGAAGCATTCCTCATGCGTTACTGGGAGGAGATGGATGTCGCTGAGACCGCTGCCGCCATGGGTTGTTCCGAGGGTAGTGTAAAAACGCATTGTTTCCGCGCCATACAGACATTGAGCAAGGCACTCAAGGCCAAAGGAATCGAGTTATGA
- a CDS encoding DUF3619 family protein, which produces MKSAPTFRQEQAADRIARQITVRLTEGEALLPYEVTERLRASRERAVSERRREISVLHTQTSTAASAHGHTMTMGTPENEGSGWWRTLVSAIPVFALIAGLVVYNSQSDQSLLSEVTEVDTALLTDDLPPAAYADPGFVQYLKTSAASSEH; this is translated from the coding sequence ATGAAATCCGCGCCCACTTTCCGGCAAGAACAGGCTGCCGATCGTATCGCCCGTCAAATCACCGTTCGCTTGACGGAAGGCGAAGCCTTGCTCCCTTACGAAGTGACCGAGCGACTGCGCGCCTCACGCGAGCGCGCTGTTTCCGAGCGTCGCCGTGAAATCTCGGTTCTGCACACCCAGACCAGCACCGCCGCTTCGGCTCACGGTCACACCATGACCATGGGCACGCCTGAAAATGAAGGCAGTGGCTGGTGGCGCACCCTGGTTTCGGCCATTCCAGTTTTCGCCCTGATTGCCGGCCTAGTGGTTTATAACTCTCAGTCCGACCAGAGCCTGCTGAGCGAAGTCACCGAAGTGGATACCGCCTTGCTCACAGACGATCTGCCGCCTGCCGCCTATGCGGACCCCGGCTTTGTGCAATACCTCAAGACCTCTGCAGCCAGCTCAGAGCACTGA
- a CDS encoding DUF3106 domain-containing protein produces MPSENRTLLQPGNTAAIMAAVLLMALCYTGWNVVQQVRLAPSSVPPATVAASKSVHSDPGARQRATTIAAGPRWAELSQHQRAILTPLEDRWAMIGAGQKRRWMALADGFDKLSEREQEKLRDRMESWSSLSAAQRNQARLNFAITNKLATDKQAQWEAYQALSDEEKRLLAARAAPKVVTAAPAIKPVAPKKLARIPAANATPGNVPNLPKIPPTTIHHPPPPVPATPAMVETSPVRTPSIIVETAPVDIPRATPTTLPPLDAPAQDSGNSHGSSHLGN; encoded by the coding sequence ATGCCTTCTGAAAATCGCACTCTTTTGCAACCAGGCAACACCGCCGCCATCATGGCGGCGGTGTTGTTGATGGCTCTGTGCTACACAGGCTGGAATGTGGTTCAGCAGGTGCGTCTTGCCCCAAGCTCCGTGCCACCGGCTACGGTTGCGGCGTCCAAGTCAGTCCACTCAGACCCCGGCGCCCGTCAGCGCGCCACCACCATTGCCGCCGGACCGCGCTGGGCGGAACTGAGCCAGCACCAGCGCGCCATTCTGACCCCGCTGGAAGACCGCTGGGCCATGATTGGCGCAGGCCAGAAGCGCCGCTGGATGGCACTGGCCGATGGTTTTGACAAACTCAGCGAGCGCGAGCAAGAAAAACTGCGTGACCGCATGGAGTCTTGGTCCAGCCTGAGCGCAGCGCAGCGCAACCAGGCGCGGCTGAACTTTGCCATTACCAATAAGCTGGCTACGGACAAGCAAGCCCAGTGGGAGGCCTACCAGGCCCTGAGCGACGAAGAAAAGCGTTTGCTGGCCGCACGCGCAGCGCCCAAGGTCGTGACGGCAGCCCCTGCCATCAAGCCCGTGGCGCCAAAGAAGCTGGCACGTATCCCCGCAGCGAATGCCACCCCCGGCAATGTGCCGAATCTGCCCAAGATTCCGCCCACAACGATTCACCACCCTCCACCCCCTGTGCCCGCCACGCCAGCCATGGTGGAAACCTCGCCGGTGCGCACGCCTTCCATCATTGTGGAAACAGCGCCTGTCGATATTCCTCGCGCAACGCCCACCACTTTGCCGCCGCTGGATGCGCCAGCGCAAGATTCCGGCAACAGCCACGGCAGCAGTCATCTGGGCAACTGA
- a CDS encoding RDD family protein, which translates to MACWLYEGMLLFGVVFIAGYLFSTLSQTRNALDNRHLLQAFMLVVLGIYFAWFWSKGQTLAMKTWHIRVVDAQGRPLTQSRALLRYAFSWMWWLPPLAVLYPLGLPPLEVLVLLMGWVLVWALLSRFHPQRQFWHDAWAGTRLVHQAPAPKRIR; encoded by the coding sequence ATGGCTTGCTGGCTTTATGAGGGCATGCTGCTCTTTGGCGTAGTCTTCATTGCAGGCTATCTGTTCAGCACCTTGTCGCAAACGCGCAACGCACTCGATAACCGTCACCTGCTTCAAGCCTTCATGCTGGTTGTGCTGGGTATTTATTTCGCCTGGTTCTGGAGCAAAGGCCAGACGCTGGCCATGAAGACCTGGCATATTCGCGTGGTTGATGCACAGGGCCGCCCCCTGACACAGAGCCGCGCCCTGCTGCGCTATGCTTTTAGCTGGATGTGGTGGCTGCCGCCTTTAGCCGTACTCTACCCTCTGGGACTGCCGCCTCTGGAAGTGCTGGTGCTGCTCATGGGCTGGGTACTGGTCTGGGCACTGCTCAGCCGCTTTCATCCCCAGCGCCAGTTCTGGCACGATGCCTGGGCAGGCACACGTCTGGTTCATCAGGCACCCGCTCCCAAACGCATTCGCTGA
- a CDS encoding diacylglycerol kinase gives MTSPQQDPVNPQKGRTGLSRFLHAGKYSLEGLQAAWFEPAFRQEAICAFIMVPAAFWLGQSWEQTALLAATAILVLIVELLNTGIEAAIDRIGPEWHELSKKAKDMGTAAVFLSLWLCGAVWAAALYHRFIA, from the coding sequence ATGACTTCGCCCCAGCAAGACCCCGTCAACCCGCAAAAAGGCCGCACCGGGCTATCCCGCTTTCTGCATGCAGGCAAATACTCACTGGAAGGCCTGCAAGCGGCCTGGTTTGAGCCCGCGTTCCGCCAGGAAGCCATCTGCGCCTTCATCATGGTGCCCGCGGCTTTCTGGCTGGGCCAAAGCTGGGAACAGACGGCGCTGCTAGCTGCCACCGCCATTCTTGTGCTGATTGTGGAGCTGCTCAACACCGGCATTGAAGCGGCCATAGACCGCATTGGCCCTGAGTGGCATGAGCTGTCCAAAAAGGCCAAGGACATGGGTACGGCTGCTGTCTTTCTCTCTCTGTGGCTATGCGGCGCCGTCTGGGCCGCAGCGCTTTACCACCGTTTCATCGCATGA
- a CDS encoding TIGR00730 family Rossman fold protein, with the protein MTNPAFSICVYCGSRPGTNPQFTEVAKAVGQWIGERGGQLVYGGGRAGLMGTVAEATRQAGGRVVGIIPQALVDKELANQACDELHIVKNMHERKAMMAERSDAFVTLPGGIGTFEELFEIWTWRQLGYHDKPIGLINVDGYYDTMMQFLQSCVTNGLMGEWQMGLIESSNDAPALLQNLVQNSGTRMETPSLRDVI; encoded by the coding sequence ATGACAAATCCTGCTTTCTCCATCTGCGTGTACTGCGGCTCACGCCCCGGCACCAACCCTCAATTCACAGAAGTCGCCAAGGCTGTAGGCCAATGGATTGGCGAGCGCGGCGGCCAGCTTGTCTATGGCGGCGGGCGCGCCGGCCTGATGGGCACTGTTGCTGAAGCCACCCGCCAGGCGGGCGGCCGCGTCGTCGGCATCATTCCCCAGGCCCTGGTGGACAAGGAACTGGCCAACCAAGCTTGCGACGAACTGCACATCGTCAAGAACATGCATGAGCGCAAAGCCATGATGGCCGAGCGCAGCGATGCCTTTGTGACACTGCCCGGCGGCATCGGCACATTTGAAGAGCTGTTTGAGATCTGGACCTGGCGCCAGCTGGGCTATCACGACAAGCCCATTGGCCTGATCAATGTCGATGGCTACTACGACACCATGATGCAATTCCTGCAGTCCTGCGTCACCAACGGCCTGATGGGTGAATGGCAGATGGGTCTGATCGAAAGCAGCAACGATGCCCCAGCCCTGCTGCAGAACCTGGTTCAAAACTCTGGCACGCGAATGGAAACACCGTCGCTGCGGGACGTCATCTAA
- a CDS encoding paraquat-inducible protein A, producing MKTYPQLIICEHCDSVHQRLAIAAGTTARCTRCDAVLYRANRMSVDRWLALTVTAAIVFVIANVCPVVHISLQGLHNEATMWQAAAALAHGAASPIAVPTALAIVLVPLMQIALLLWVLTYASLGRRAPGFAAAMRSLQALKPWSMVEVGMLGLLVAIIKLTSFVQVAPGPGIWATAVLMVLITVIAKNDLHWLWELTEDHQGTQAAAA from the coding sequence GTGAAGACCTACCCTCAGCTCATCATTTGCGAACACTGCGACAGCGTTCATCAGCGGCTTGCCATCGCCGCTGGCACCACCGCACGCTGCACGCGCTGCGATGCGGTGCTGTACCGCGCCAATCGCATGTCTGTGGATCGCTGGCTGGCCCTGACAGTAACAGCGGCCATCGTTTTCGTGATTGCCAATGTGTGCCCGGTCGTGCACATCAGCCTTCAGGGTTTGCACAACGAGGCCACCATGTGGCAGGCAGCCGCCGCACTGGCGCATGGCGCAGCCTCCCCCATTGCCGTGCCTACCGCTTTGGCCATTGTGCTGGTGCCACTGATGCAGATTGCGCTGCTGCTCTGGGTCCTGACATACGCCAGCCTGGGCCGCCGCGCCCCGGGCTTTGCGGCCGCCATGCGCAGTCTGCAAGCCTTGAAGCCGTGGAGCATGGTGGAAGTGGGCATGCTGGGCCTGCTGGTGGCCATTATCAAACTCACCAGTTTTGTGCAGGTTGCACCCGGCCCTGGCATCTGGGCCACGGCGGTGCTGATGGTGCTCATCACTGTGATTGCAAAGAATGACCTGCACTGGCTCTGGGAACTGACAGAAGACCATCAGGGCACACAGGCGGCTGCAGCATGA
- a CDS encoding paraquat-inducible protein A, translated as MSQATPPHQSEQAPRADQLAMIGCHSCGMVCEDTLNTSPHAHCPRCDADLHRRRPNSIMRAWALLLAGVIFYIPANVLPVMYTSLLSSGMDNTIMEGVVEFWKSGSYGIALVIFIASVAVPCAKFLTLALLLITSQRRSVWKMRERARLYRMVEFIGYWSMLDVLVVAIVAALVKFQGLSDIEPRVGILFFGMVVIFTMLAAMSFDPRLIWDAETGSRHDGETA; from the coding sequence ATGAGCCAGGCCACGCCACCGCACCAGAGCGAACAAGCCCCCCGGGCAGATCAGCTTGCCATGATTGGCTGCCACAGCTGCGGCATGGTCTGCGAAGACACGCTGAACACCAGCCCCCATGCACATTGCCCGCGCTGCGATGCCGATCTGCACCGCAGACGCCCCAATAGCATCATGCGCGCCTGGGCCTTGCTGCTGGCAGGCGTCATTTTCTACATCCCCGCCAATGTGCTGCCCGTCATGTACACCAGCCTGCTGAGCAGCGGCATGGACAACACGATCATGGAAGGCGTGGTCGAGTTCTGGAAATCCGGCTCTTACGGTATTGCCCTGGTCATCTTCATTGCCAGCGTGGCTGTGCCGTGCGCCAAATTTCTTACGCTGGCCCTGCTGCTCATCACATCACAGCGGCGCAGCGTCTGGAAGATGCGCGAACGCGCCCGCCTGTACCGCATGGTGGAATTCATTGGCTACTGGTCCATGCTGGACGTGCTGGTGGTGGCCATTGTGGCGGCGCTGGTCAAATTTCAGGGGCTCAGCGACATCGAGCCCCGCGTCGGCATTCTTTTCTTTGGCATGGTGGTGATTTTCACCATGCTCGCCGCCATGTCCTTCGACCCCAGACTGATCTGGGATGCAGAGACCGGCAGCAGACACGATGGTGAAACGGCATGA
- a CDS encoding intermembrane transport protein PqiB, translating into MNETPPTRPTPGNPSVTAPHKWRVSLIWLVPALAALIGISMLIHAWTSAGPRITISFRSAAGLEAGKTQLKYKEVTVGLVKAITLSKDGSQVLAHVDIDKSAAGLALKDSRFWVVRPRIGASGVSGVDTLLSGAYIGVDKGQSTETAHEFTGLETPPTVIGDMPGTSFVLRTSDLGSLDVGSPIYYRRIPVGRVASYQLSDDGRSVNMQVFVDAPYDKFVTPDTRFWNASGIDVSIGADGLKMQTQSVATILSGGIAFGNSPLSSAQPAPKDTQFSLAKDQQSALAPPDGPSQFIRLRFEQSLRGLSVGAPVQFIGMDLGRVLFIKPDYDASKERFPTVVGIEIYPERLGDVLSKLPKTEGNDEDNAAQLMARMVEQGLRAQARSANLLTGQLYIALDFIPKTPKVVFDPKARPLTLPTVNGSFDQLQEQMASIVSKIDRIPLDSIGRNLDSSIANLNKTLAQVNGQVLPQTTQTLQEAQKAIGSAQQTFVGVQQTLGDVQSLIAADAPLQQDLGETLVEVRRTARSLRTLTDLLGRHPESVIRGRPADATTEPASNTTKESR; encoded by the coding sequence ATGAATGAAACCCCTCCCACCCGCCCGACACCCGGCAACCCTTCAGTGACTGCACCGCACAAATGGCGGGTATCGCTGATCTGGCTGGTCCCTGCCCTGGCTGCACTGATCGGCATTTCCATGCTGATCCACGCATGGACTTCGGCGGGCCCCAGAATCACCATCTCTTTTCGCTCAGCCGCCGGGCTTGAAGCTGGCAAGACCCAGCTGAAATACAAGGAAGTGACGGTAGGCCTGGTCAAGGCCATCACCCTCAGCAAAGACGGCTCTCAGGTGCTGGCCCATGTGGACATTGACAAAAGCGCGGCTGGCCTTGCGCTGAAAGACTCTCGCTTCTGGGTTGTGCGGCCCCGCATCGGAGCCAGTGGCGTCTCGGGCGTAGATACCCTGCTGTCCGGCGCATACATTGGCGTCGATAAAGGCCAGTCGACCGAAACCGCCCATGAGTTCACCGGGCTGGAAACCCCGCCCACGGTGATCGGCGATATGCCCGGCACCTCTTTTGTGCTGCGCACCAGCGACCTGGGCTCGCTGGACGTGGGCTCGCCCATCTACTACCGCCGCATCCCCGTGGGCCGCGTGGCCTCCTATCAGCTCAGTGATGATGGCCGCTCGGTCAATATGCAGGTGTTTGTGGATGCGCCTTACGACAAGTTTGTCACCCCCGACACGCGCTTCTGGAACGCCAGCGGCATTGATGTCTCCATCGGTGCCGACGGCCTGAAGATGCAGACCCAGTCTGTCGCCACCATTCTGTCCGGCGGCATTGCCTTCGGAAATTCCCCGCTCAGCAGCGCCCAGCCTGCCCCCAAGGACACACAGTTTTCGCTGGCCAAAGACCAGCAGTCCGCTCTGGCCCCGCCGGATGGCCCTTCTCAGTTCATTCGCCTGCGCTTTGAGCAATCACTGCGCGGCCTGTCCGTTGGCGCCCCCGTGCAATTCATCGGCATGGACCTGGGACGGGTGCTGTTCATCAAGCCGGACTACGACGCCTCCAAAGAGCGTTTTCCTACGGTAGTGGGCATCGAGATCTACCCCGAGCGGCTGGGAGACGTTCTCAGCAAACTCCCCAAAACCGAAGGCAACGATGAGGACAATGCCGCACAACTCATGGCCCGCATGGTGGAGCAAGGTCTGCGCGCCCAGGCCCGCTCGGCCAATTTGCTGACCGGCCAGCTCTATATCGCGCTCGACTTCATTCCCAAGACACCCAAGGTAGTCTTCGACCCCAAGGCCCGCCCACTGACGCTGCCCACCGTCAACGGCAGCTTTGACCAGTTGCAGGAGCAGATGGCCAGCATTGTCAGCAAGATCGACCGGATTCCGCTGGACTCGATCGGGCGCAACCTCGACAGCTCCATCGCCAATCTGAACAAGACACTGGCACAGGTCAATGGCCAGGTGCTGCCGCAGACCACCCAGACCCTGCAGGAAGCGCAAAAAGCCATCGGCAGCGCGCAGCAGACCTTTGTGGGCGTGCAGCAAACGCTGGGCGATGTGCAAAGCCTGATTGCCGCCGATGCACCGCTGCAGCAGGACCTGGGCGAGACACTGGTAGAAGTGCGCCGCACAGCCCGGTCGCTGCGCACGCTGACGGATTTGCTGGGCCGCCACCCCGAATCGGTGATTCGCGGCCGCCCCGCTGATGCAACGACCGAGCCAGCCTCGAACACGACCAAGGAATCCCGATGA
- a CDS encoding PqiC family protein, producing the protein MMNRLAALALLCAALGLTACSSPAPIHHYTLLPPPAADGHPAAAPVPFLIDMLPVGLPEHLDQQPLVVRQGRGGTVAVLDEERWVGPLGDELRNALSVHLSERLGTQDVSGLASSAEQQVLRVKVQVRRLDAWPGNQVQLEAGWSLGFANNSSKARLVCQGRFNEAAADGYPALVQAQQRAVSALAARIASDARAWGSSQQAKCTVQ; encoded by the coding sequence ATGATGAACCGACTGGCAGCCCTTGCCCTGCTATGCGCAGCACTGGGCCTTACCGCCTGCAGCAGCCCTGCGCCGATTCACCACTACACCCTGCTGCCACCGCCAGCAGCTGACGGCCATCCAGCAGCAGCCCCTGTTCCATTTCTGATTGATATGCTGCCCGTGGGCCTGCCCGAGCACCTGGACCAGCAGCCGCTGGTGGTGCGCCAGGGCCGTGGTGGCACCGTGGCCGTGCTGGATGAGGAGCGCTGGGTGGGGCCTTTGGGCGATGAGCTGCGCAACGCCTTGTCCGTGCACCTGTCAGAGCGACTGGGAACGCAGGATGTCTCAGGGCTTGCCAGCTCTGCAGAACAGCAAGTGCTGCGGGTGAAAGTACAAGTTCGCCGTCTGGATGCCTGGCCGGGCAATCAAGTCCAGCTGGAGGCGGGCTGGAGCCTCGGGTTTGCGAACAACAGCAGCAAAGCCCGCCTGGTCTGCCAGGGCCGCTTCAATGAGGCAGCGGCAGATGGATACCCCGCCCTGGTTCAGGCGCAGCAGCGAGCAGTCAGCGCGCTGGCTGCCCGCATTGCCAGCGATGCCCGTGCATGGGGATCATCGCAACAGGCCAAGTGCACGGTGCAATAA
- a CDS encoding P-II family nitrogen regulator: protein MKMITAVIKPFKLEEVREALAECGVNGLTVTEVKGFGRQKGHTELYRGAEYVVDFLPKVKIEVVVKDEDVDRCVDAIVNVARTGKIGDGKIFITPVERVVRIRTGELDDGAV, encoded by the coding sequence ATGAAAATGATCACAGCCGTCATCAAGCCATTCAAGCTCGAAGAAGTGCGCGAAGCCTTGGCCGAGTGTGGGGTGAACGGCCTGACCGTGACGGAAGTCAAGGGCTTTGGCCGTCAGAAAGGCCATACCGAGCTGTATCGCGGCGCGGAATATGTGGTGGACTTTCTGCCCAAGGTCAAAATTGAAGTGGTGGTGAAGGACGAGGACGTGGACCGCTGTGTTGACGCCATTGTCAACGTGGCCCGCACCGGCAAGATTGGCGACGGCAAGATCTTCATTACCCCCGTGGAACGCGTGGTACGCATTCGTACCGGCGAGCTGGACGACGGCGCGGTGTAA